The sequence below is a genomic window from Salinisphaera sp. T31B1.
TTGATCGAGCTGCCGATAGCCGCCTTCGGCCCAGTCGACCACTGGCTGCGTGGTACTGCTCTGGCGCGCCGTTGGCATCGGTCTGGGTGCCTGGTCCGGACGCAGCGTCATCAGCAGGGCGATCACCATGCAGCCGGCCAGCACCACCAGTACAGGCTTGCCGCGGACCGGTCGTGGATGCTGGCGTCGATAACTGAGCACCAGCATGTTCAGCCAGATGAAGGCACTGCTCAGTCCGATGATCAGGTCGCTGGCCCAGTCCAGCCCGAGATAAAGACGCGCCAGCGCGATCAGCACCACGCCCGCCACCGTTGCAGAATAATAGTAGGGGCGGACGCCGCTGGGACGGCGCGAGGCAAGAATCACGCCGGCCAGGCCGTACACGGTGGCGCAGAGGATGAGATCCTGGCCGCCGCCGGCCAGGAATAACGGGTCGGCCGCCGTGCCGCTGAAGAAAGCCAGCGGCGGCGGAATCGCCAGCCACGCGCGCAGGATCAACGTGACCAGCGACGAGAAGACGACGGCGGCGACCCAGTGGCCGGCCGCCCGCCGATTCCCCATGATGGCCAGCAGGGCGGCGATTACGCCCGCGAACGGCAGATAGATCAGCGGCGAGCCGAGTTCGGCCAGGACTCGGGCCACACCGTCGGACAGCGGGGTGTGCAGCCCCTGGCTCAGGTAGAAGGTCAACGCGTCGAAGCGCAGCGGGAACACCGGCGCGCGCCACCCCCAGACCAGCAGATAGGCCAGTCCGGTCAGGCTCATCAGCAGCATCGCCGCCACGGCCAGCGCGGGCAGCTCGGGCTGGCGCGGGTCGGCCAGTGCCGGCCCGAGCAGCCCCAGCCGGCGGTGGCGCCGGCTCCACACGAGCAGCCGTTCGGCGTGACGGCGAGCAAACACGCGCCCGGCCGCCAGGGCATAGCGAGCCGCAATCGTGGTCAGCCACACGATGGCCACCACGATGATCAGCAGCACCGCCAGCCGGGTGGCGACCTGGGCTGCCAGATCCAGTGATGCGCCGAACACCACGCCGGGCAGGATGTAGCAGGGCGCCCAGATCGCGGTCGCGAGAATATCCATCAACGCAAAGCGCATCGGTGACAGGCCCGCCGCGCCGGCGACGGTCGGCACGATCGGCCGCAGCGCCCCGATCAGTCGACCGAGCACGATGGCCTTGCCGCCGTGGCGGGCCAGAAAGCTCTCGCCGCGCGCGACCAGCTGGGGCGCACGGGAAAACCCTGGCAGCGCCTGCAGCCGACCGCGATAGCGCCGCCCCAGCAGATAGCTGGTGG
It includes:
- a CDS encoding VTT domain-containing protein, whose translation is MGHNLLDLLLNWVGAHPWAALALVFAVAVGESLFIFGLLVPGALFMFAFGALIGADALPLAGTFVVAIAGTLLGDTTSYLLGRRYRGRLQALPGFSRAPQLVARGESFLARHGGKAIVLGRLIGALRPIVPTVAGAAGLSPMRFALMDILATAIWAPCYILPGVVFGASLDLAAQVATRLAVLLIIVVAIVWLTTIAARYALAAGRVFARRHAERLLVWSRRHRRLGLLGPALADPRQPELPALAVAAMLLMSLTGLAYLLVWGWRAPVFPLRFDALTFYLSQGLHTPLSDGVARVLAELGSPLIYLPFAGVIAALLAIMGNRRAAGHWVAAVVFSSLVTLILRAWLAIPPPLAFFSGTAADPLFLAGGGQDLILCATVYGLAGVILASRRPSGVRPYYYSATVAGVVLIALARLYLGLDWASDLIIGLSSAFIWLNMLVLSYRRQHPRPVRGKPVLVVLAGCMVIALLMTLRPDQAPRPMPTARQSSTTQPVVDWAEGGYRQLDQRIKDIAGRNGAPLNLQAAGSADALRRLLAEAGWRVPPALGAGQPLRWLVPDSPIAVLAVLPRVHDGRPAAITLVHDGQATNERWVVRLWSTDKVTARRNLPLWVGIADAQIVHHRLHLLTTAADARRYGDGARRLSATLASGPGGQRVVDHDGVQRLLFWPPREDVDAKVAPD